A section of the Betaproteobacteria bacterium genome encodes:
- a CDS encoding amidohydrolase family protein, which produces MELKYGFISADDHVQEHPEVWTARMSKSQWGERIPHLERQADGSESWMVDGKKTDLRGVALAGAAMPDRARDPQRWEEVPKVAYVPAERLTAMDVDGVDYSVLYPSVAGRAGETFGRLDDSALELACVQAYNDWLIEEWAALSPRFIPQCIVPLAPVDAAVNEIERAVAKGHRGVVLPPVPMLLRELPHINEPVYDPIWATCQDLDVPVCFHSGASRDIEFPPYEGFTPEVAAALEALTRPVSSVLVVANFLYSQILHRFPRLQVVFAETTTAWGAYELELADHQFERQRINTEGYDLKPSELFQRQCHLVGWFDATGI; this is translated from the coding sequence ATGGAGCTCAAATACGGATTCATCAGCGCCGACGATCACGTGCAGGAGCACCCCGAGGTATGGACTGCGCGCATGTCGAAGTCCCAATGGGGCGAGCGCATCCCGCACCTCGAACGGCAGGCCGATGGCAGCGAGTCCTGGATGGTGGACGGCAAGAAGACCGATCTGCGCGGCGTGGCGCTGGCCGGCGCTGCCATGCCGGACCGCGCCCGCGATCCACAGCGCTGGGAGGAAGTGCCCAAGGTCGCCTACGTGCCAGCCGAGCGCCTGACGGCGATGGATGTCGACGGGGTCGATTATTCGGTTCTCTATCCGAGCGTCGCGGGACGGGCGGGCGAAACCTTCGGGCGCCTCGACGATTCGGCGCTCGAGCTGGCCTGCGTGCAAGCCTACAACGACTGGCTGATCGAGGAATGGGCCGCGTTGAGCCCGCGTTTCATTCCCCAATGCATCGTGCCGCTGGCACCGGTCGATGCTGCGGTGAACGAGATCGAGCGGGCGGTGGCCAAGGGACATCGCGGCGTCGTGCTGCCTCCGGTGCCGATGCTGCTGCGCGAGCTGCCGCACATCAACGAGCCCGTCTACGATCCCATCTGGGCGACCTGCCAGGATCTCGATGTGCCGGTGTGCTTTCACTCGGGGGCATCGCGCGATATCGAGTTCCCGCCGTACGAAGGCTTCACGCCGGAGGTCGCAGCCGCTTTGGAAGCCCTCACCCGTCCGGTGAGCTCCGTGCTGGTGGTGGCGAACTTCCTCTATTCGCAGATCCTGCATCGCTTCCCCCGCCTGCAGGTGGTGTTCGCCGAAACTACGACTGCGTGGGGCGCCTATGAACTGGAGCTCGCCGATCATCAGTTCGAGCGCCAGCGTATCAACACCGAAGGCTACGACCTGAAGCCGTCCGAGCTGTTCCAGCGCCAATGTCATCTGGTCGGATGGTTCGATGCGACCGGGATCAA